Proteins from a single region of Dyadobacter fanqingshengii:
- a CDS encoding lysylphosphatidylglycerol synthase transmembrane domain-containing protein, with protein sequence MVQDKELSTAKEKRNLQNLLWIGKLIITLLILSYIYKTFRNEQKGIGDVGAVFHDILVSEHFPILFSMLMLVPVNWALESLKWQQLAKKVVDINFRDAFRGTLTGLAFGVAAPAQLGDTFGRVAALKSDRRLEAIGAAIVSNGIQFYISVVAGAVGWLHLQEKIGLTLQSKQIINMLLVAVIISGIVVVWFRKPLTDWRPKRLVFQKAHAYLRIIGNYSAWDLVVSTLYGSLRYAVFLSQFVLALSLFDFPIPSLELASAVSLIFLAKTLIPAINVLGDLGLREFTALLVFKQYNLPAEEIIAATFLVWILNVLGPILIGIFLIWKYKWSKMKFSNSNN encoded by the coding sequence ATGGTGCAAGATAAGGAACTCTCTACTGCCAAAGAAAAAAGAAACCTGCAAAACCTGCTCTGGATCGGTAAGCTCATCATCACGCTCCTGATCCTCAGTTACATCTATAAAACCTTTCGAAACGAGCAAAAAGGCATTGGCGATGTGGGTGCCGTTTTTCATGACATTCTCGTTTCTGAGCATTTCCCAATCCTTTTTTCAATGCTTATGCTGGTGCCTGTCAACTGGGCGCTGGAAAGCCTGAAATGGCAGCAACTAGCCAAAAAAGTGGTTGATATCAACTTCCGCGATGCATTTCGGGGGACATTAACCGGTCTTGCATTCGGCGTGGCTGCCCCGGCACAACTTGGCGACACCTTCGGGCGCGTGGCAGCATTGAAATCGGACAGGCGGCTTGAAGCGATCGGCGCTGCTATTGTTTCTAATGGCATTCAGTTTTACATTTCGGTTGTGGCTGGTGCGGTGGGCTGGCTTCATTTGCAGGAAAAGATTGGCCTAACATTGCAAAGCAAGCAAATCATCAATATGCTGCTCGTCGCCGTGATTATTTCCGGAATTGTCGTGGTATGGTTCCGAAAACCGCTTACGGATTGGCGCCCCAAAAGACTGGTCTTTCAAAAGGCGCATGCTTATTTACGCATTATCGGCAACTATTCTGCATGGGATCTTGTAGTTTCTACGTTGTATGGTTCGCTGCGTTATGCTGTGTTTCTGAGTCAGTTTGTACTTGCCTTATCGCTTTTCGACTTTCCCATTCCCTCACTTGAACTTGCTTCTGCGGTTTCGTTGATTTTTTTGGCCAAAACACTGATCCCGGCGATCAATGTGCTGGGAGATCTGGGGCTGAGAGAATTTACTGCTTTGCTGGTTTTTAAACAATACAATTTGCCCGCGGAAGAAATTATTGCGGCTACTTTTCTGGTCTGGATACTCAATGTACTCGGACCGATCCTGATCGGAATTTTCCTGATCTGGAAATATAAATGGAGTAAGATGAAATTTTCAAACTCCAATAATTAA
- the ruvC gene encoding crossover junction endodeoxyribonuclease RuvC produces the protein MQQTDATEKVIIGVDPGTQVMGYGVISVKGQHITLVQYGVIHLSKYTTHELKLKKIFERITQLIEDYLPDEMAIEDPFYGKNPQSMLKLGRAQGVAMAAALARDIPIVEYSPKKVKQSVTGSGSASKEQVAYMLEKILNMELSREFMDATDGIAIAICHQYHANSPAAAASGSSKKSKKGGWGAFVSENPERVK, from the coding sequence ATGCAGCAAACCGACGCTACCGAAAAAGTGATTATTGGAGTGGATCCCGGCACCCAGGTGATGGGTTACGGGGTGATTTCGGTGAAAGGCCAGCACATTACTTTGGTTCAATATGGTGTGATTCATCTGAGCAAATATACTACGCATGAATTGAAGTTAAAGAAAATCTTTGAGCGCATTACCCAGCTTATTGAAGACTATCTGCCCGATGAAATGGCAATTGAAGATCCATTTTATGGTAAAAACCCGCAATCCATGCTCAAACTTGGCCGCGCGCAAGGCGTCGCCATGGCGGCTGCGCTGGCCAGGGACATTCCGATCGTCGAATATTCGCCTAAAAAGGTGAAACAATCTGTCACCGGCAGCGGAAGCGCTTCTAAGGAACAGGTTGCCTACATGCTCGAAAAAATCCTCAATATGGAGTTAAGCCGCGAATTTATGGACGCAACCGACGGGATTGCCATCGCCATTTGCCATCAGTATCATGCCAATTCTCCCGCTGCGGCTGCCTCAGGTTCTTCCAAAAAATCCAAAAAAGGCGGCTGGGGTGCATTCGTAAGCGAAAACCCCGAACGCGTCAAATAG
- a CDS encoding TetR/AcrR family transcriptional regulator, whose product MEYNPKQIQIIEVAERLFADKGFAGTSVRDIAQEANVNVSMISYYFGSKEKLIEALFAMRMGESRSRMEMLLGNEDLIPIQKINILIDSAIDRLMGNQCFHNIMMREQLSSERTPAISEHIRSLKLRNVQLMQKLIEEGQAVGAFRKNIDLSLMSTTLYGTINYAIATQDFYKRINGLEDMEEAEFQIHLKRKLSQHLKSLFKSTVTNEHHNQN is encoded by the coding sequence ATGGAGTATAACCCAAAGCAAATACAGATTATAGAAGTCGCAGAACGTTTGTTTGCGGACAAAGGTTTTGCGGGAACGTCGGTCAGAGATATTGCGCAGGAAGCCAATGTGAATGTTTCGATGATCTCATATTACTTCGGATCGAAGGAAAAGTTGATCGAGGCCCTTTTCGCCATGCGCATGGGCGAGTCCCGTTCGCGGATGGAAATGCTGCTTGGGAATGAGGATTTGATTCCCATTCAAAAAATCAACATTCTGATCGATAGCGCCATCGACCGCCTGATGGGAAACCAGTGCTTTCACAACATTATGATGCGCGAGCAACTTTCCTCAGAACGGACACCAGCCATTTCGGAACATATCAGAAGTTTGAAACTGCGGAATGTGCAGTTGATGCAGAAGTTGATTGAGGAAGGTCAGGCGGTGGGTGCGTTTCGGAAGAATATTGACCTGAGCCTGATGAGCACCACATTGTACGGCACGATCAACTACGCAATTGCCACGCAGGATTTTTACAAGCGGATCAATGGTCTGGAAGATATGGAAGAGGCTGAATTTCAGATTCATTTGAAACGCAAATTAAGCCAGCACTTAAAAAGTTTATTTAAATCAACAGTAACTAATGAACACCACAACCAGAACTAA
- a CDS encoding TolC family protein, which yields MNTTTRTKRMVFAIASVFWLAATAHSFAQDPRKLTLEEAIEMSLKNSKQLKLSQTNVDLAGLSIKQIRENQLPSLSVSGSYLRLNSPNINLKLPQNGNDSTGGSDLKVHQVMYGMASASLPIFSGFRFKYGLESAHYLEQAAKLDAENDRDAVIQNTVAAYSNLYKAKKSVDLVAENLLRERERVTEFTNREKNGMLARNDLMKAKLQESNVELTLLDAENDLKVTTINMNLLLGMPENTVLTADSASFITLKEEGNAAEWEQTAISHRKDFAANGIRQKAANSDIKVVKADFYPNVALTAGYVALNIPGVAMIPNAMNAGIGVRYDIGSLWKSGAKMEQAKTRVYQLKTNEEILLDRIHLEVNTAYYNYVLSKRKIDVYAKAVEQADENYRITKNKYDNSLVTTTELLDADVAQVQSRINFEAAKADAIVAYKKLEQSAGVIN from the coding sequence ATGAACACCACAACCAGAACTAAAAGAATGGTTTTTGCGATCGCCAGCGTGTTCTGGCTCGCCGCAACCGCTCATTCGTTCGCTCAGGACCCGCGAAAATTGACGCTGGAAGAAGCGATTGAAATGAGTTTGAAAAACAGTAAGCAGCTCAAATTAAGCCAGACCAATGTAGACCTTGCTGGTCTGAGTATCAAGCAAATCAGGGAAAACCAACTGCCAAGTCTGAGTGTTTCGGGCTCTTATTTGAGACTAAATTCTCCGAACATTAACCTGAAACTCCCTCAAAACGGAAACGACAGCACGGGCGGAAGCGATTTGAAAGTGCACCAGGTAATGTACGGAATGGCCAGCGCTTCACTTCCGATCTTCTCTGGGTTCAGGTTTAAATATGGCTTGGAATCAGCACATTACCTGGAACAAGCCGCTAAACTGGACGCTGAAAACGACCGCGATGCAGTGATTCAGAATACAGTTGCTGCGTACAGTAATTTATATAAAGCCAAAAAATCGGTCGATCTGGTTGCGGAAAATCTTTTGCGGGAACGGGAGCGCGTGACCGAATTTACGAACCGGGAAAAAAACGGAATGCTGGCCAGAAACGATCTGATGAAAGCCAAGTTGCAGGAATCGAATGTTGAGCTTACGCTGCTGGATGCCGAAAACGATTTAAAAGTAACGACCATTAATATGAACCTGCTGCTCGGAATGCCCGAAAATACAGTGCTGACAGCAGATTCGGCGAGTTTTATCACCTTAAAAGAAGAAGGCAACGCGGCTGAATGGGAACAAACGGCAATATCGCATCGCAAGGATTTTGCTGCAAACGGCATCCGTCAGAAAGCGGCGAATTCAGATATCAAGGTTGTGAAGGCAGATTTTTATCCCAATGTGGCTTTAACCGCTGGATATGTGGCGCTTAACATTCCGGGTGTAGCCATGATCCCGAATGCGATGAATGCAGGAATCGGGGTGCGATATGACATTGGTTCACTTTGGAAATCGGGTGCGAAAATGGAGCAGGCCAAAACCAGAGTTTACCAGCTGAAAACAAATGAGGAGATCCTGCTGGACCGCATTCATTTGGAGGTTAATACGGCTTATTACAATTATGTTTTGAGCAAAAGGAAAATCGACGTGTATGCCAAAGCTGTGGAACAGGCCGACGAAAATTACCGGATTACCAAAAATAAATACGATAACAGTCTGGTGACCACCACAGAACTTCTCGACGCGGATGTGGCACAAGTGCAATCCCGCATCAACTTCGAAGCCGCAAAAGCTGACGCCATCGTCGCATATAAAAAACTAGAACAATCCGCCGGAGTCATTAACTAA
- a CDS encoding HlyD family secretion protein, protein METEETPKKKNYTFVIILCVLIAVGGIWGFNKYNHGLHHEETDDAQVDANISPVIPRISGYVTEIKVKDNQTVKKGDTLIVLDNRDQLIKLEQAKAGLAGSQGSLVVANATTNASQASGITYEANVSIVEAQIEEAKVNVWRANQDFARYENLIKDHSITQQEFEQASATKQKAERQLAVLVAQKNAAERQAKAAGSQTRATSVQTGVANANIKARQAEIANAELTLSYTVITAPTDGRVSKVNAQVGQYLQAGQSLFSIISTNEPWVVANFKETQLTKMKLGQKVKIHVDAYPDHEFEAKVASFSPATGARFALLPPDNASGNFVKVVQRLPVRIEFTQAKDERIAELRPGMNVFVDVELN, encoded by the coding sequence ATGGAAACCGAAGAAACTCCAAAAAAGAAAAATTACACATTCGTCATCATTCTTTGTGTCCTGATCGCCGTTGGCGGGATTTGGGGCTTTAACAAATACAATCACGGATTGCATCACGAAGAAACGGACGACGCGCAGGTTGACGCCAACATTAGTCCCGTTATTCCAAGAATATCAGGCTATGTAACGGAAATAAAGGTGAAGGATAACCAAACCGTTAAAAAAGGCGACACGCTGATCGTTCTGGATAACCGCGATCAGCTGATCAAACTGGAACAAGCGAAAGCCGGATTGGCAGGATCGCAGGGAAGTTTGGTTGTGGCCAATGCAACAACAAACGCTTCGCAAGCCAGCGGTATCACTTATGAGGCCAATGTGTCCATTGTAGAAGCGCAAATTGAAGAAGCGAAAGTAAATGTATGGCGCGCTAACCAGGATTTTGCCCGTTACGAAAACCTGATTAAAGATCATTCGATCACGCAACAGGAGTTTGAGCAGGCTTCTGCGACGAAGCAGAAAGCCGAACGTCAACTGGCGGTTTTGGTTGCTCAGAAAAACGCAGCAGAACGTCAGGCAAAAGCGGCAGGCAGCCAAACACGTGCGACTTCCGTACAAACCGGTGTTGCCAATGCGAACATTAAGGCACGTCAGGCTGAGATCGCAAATGCGGAGCTGACCCTTTCCTACACCGTTATTACAGCACCGACAGACGGTCGCGTTTCGAAGGTTAACGCGCAGGTAGGCCAATATTTACAAGCAGGACAATCGCTGTTCAGCATTATCTCGACCAATGAACCATGGGTTGTGGCCAATTTCAAAGAGACGCAATTGACCAAAATGAAGTTGGGACAAAAAGTGAAAATCCATGTTGACGCTTATCCTGACCATGAATTCGAAGCAAAAGTGGCTTCTTTTTCTCCTGCAACCGGGGCAAGATTCGCATTGCTGCCTCCTGACAATGCAAGTGGAAACTTTGTAAAAGTCGTACAGCGCCTACCCGTAAGAATCGAATTTACGCAAGCCAAAGACGAGCGCATAGCAGAATTGAGACCGGGCATGAACGTGTTCGTGGATGTGGAATTGAACTAA
- a CDS encoding DHA2 family efflux MFS transporter permease subunit has protein sequence MELQESLVEYGFRRVIITITAVLCALLEIVDTTIVNVALNDMRGNLGGTLSEVSWVITAYAIGNVIVVPMTSWLSQQFGRRNYFAASIIIFTVASFLCGNANNIWELVFFRLIQGLGGGALLVTAQTLITESYPPEKRGIAQAIYGLGVIVGPTLGPPLGGYIVDHYSWPYIFYINIPLGIIAAMLTMQFVRSPRFSQKKAANEIDYWGIVLLAISVGSLQYVLEKGQEEDWFNDEIIILLTVTAVFGFFFFIWREWTYKNPIVNLRVLANGNLRVGTILSFILGFGLYGSTFIIPLYTQATLGWTATQSGMLMVPAAVVTAMMMPIVGQLIQRGVKQQYLVAAGMVFFFIYSYWGYLILTPDTGKDAFFNMLIVRGIGLGLLFVPITTLALSTLKGREIGEGAAFTGMMRQLGGSFGVAVITTYLARQNMLHRNDLVSKLDINNPSVMQRVEGLQQSFMAKGMPSDVALKSGYKILDYTVTKQAQVLSYMDVFLYLGLMFLICVPFVLWTKSGKTKIDPSSVH, from the coding sequence ATGGAATTACAGGAATCACTCGTCGAATATGGTTTCCGAAGGGTCATCATAACGATAACGGCTGTACTGTGCGCGTTGCTCGAAATCGTTGACACAACCATTGTCAACGTTGCGCTCAACGACATGCGGGGGAACCTGGGCGGCACATTATCCGAAGTAAGCTGGGTTATTACGGCCTATGCCATTGGTAATGTGATTGTTGTGCCCATGACCAGCTGGCTCTCTCAACAGTTTGGCCGCCGGAATTACTTTGCCGCTTCGATCATTATTTTTACAGTTGCCTCATTTCTCTGCGGTAACGCGAACAACATCTGGGAGCTCGTATTTTTCAGATTGATACAAGGCTTGGGCGGCGGCGCTTTGCTCGTAACTGCCCAGACATTGATCACCGAAAGTTACCCACCCGAAAAACGCGGCATTGCGCAGGCTATTTATGGTCTGGGTGTGATTGTAGGACCCACATTAGGTCCACCGCTGGGAGGTTACATTGTGGATCATTACAGTTGGCCTTATATATTTTATATCAACATTCCGCTAGGGATCATTGCAGCGATGCTGACCATGCAATTTGTGAGAAGTCCAAGATTTTCTCAAAAGAAAGCGGCCAATGAGATTGATTACTGGGGCATTGTGCTGCTGGCCATTTCCGTAGGTTCACTTCAATATGTGTTGGAAAAGGGGCAGGAAGAAGATTGGTTTAATGATGAGATCATTATTTTACTAACTGTTACGGCCGTTTTTGGGTTCTTCTTCTTTATCTGGCGCGAATGGACTTACAAAAATCCGATCGTTAATCTCAGGGTTTTGGCAAATGGCAACCTTCGAGTCGGGACCATTCTTTCCTTTATTCTTGGTTTCGGATTGTATGGATCTACGTTCATCATTCCGTTGTACACCCAAGCCACATTAGGCTGGACGGCGACACAATCGGGAATGCTAATGGTGCCCGCGGCAGTTGTCACCGCAATGATGATGCCCATTGTCGGCCAGCTGATCCAGCGTGGCGTGAAACAGCAATATCTGGTTGCCGCGGGGATGGTTTTCTTCTTTATTTATAGTTACTGGGGTTATTTGATTTTAACTCCTGACACCGGAAAGGATGCATTCTTCAACATGCTCATTGTTCGTGGAATTGGATTAGGATTATTATTTGTTCCCATCACAACATTAGCCTTGTCAACATTAAAAGGCCGGGAAATCGGCGAGGGAGCCGCATTTACAGGGATGATGCGGCAGTTGGGCGGTTCATTCGGCGTGGCGGTCATCACGACTTATTTAGCCAGACAAAATATGCTGCACCGCAATGACCTGGTTAGCAAGCTGGACATCAATAATCCTTCGGTTATGCAGCGGGTTGAAGGTCTGCAACAATCATTTATGGCCAAAGGAATGCCTTCTGATGTGGCTCTGAAAAGCGGTTACAAAATCCTGGATTACACAGTCACAAAACAAGCGCAGGTATTGTCGTACATGGACGTATTCCTTTATCTTGGCCTCATGTTCCTGATCTGCGTCCCCTTCGTGCTTTGGACCAAAAGCGGCAAAACAAAAATCGACCCCTCCTCCGTACATTAA
- a CDS encoding PIN domain-containing protein translates to MLPNLDNAIWVTPFYRWNLISDQDDNKFVDCALACHADYIVTHDKHFNVLSSITFPKVNILTMQELKDILAIS, encoded by the coding sequence ATTCTTCCGAACCTGGACAACGCAATATGGGTCACACCATTTTACAGATGGAATTTAATCAGTGACCAAGACGATAATAAGTTTGTCGATTGCGCCTTAGCCTGCCATGCAGATTATATTGTCACCCACGATAAACATTTCAATGTGCTTAGCTCAATTACTTTCCCGAAGGTTAACATTCTCACTATGCAGGAATTAAAAGACATTCTGGCAATTAGTTAG
- a CDS encoding PIN domain-containing protein: MILVIDTNCLLVSIPKLSATRWLFDALKSGIFEFGISTEILEEYEEVIGGFYSPNLATNVVEFFRTWTTQYGSHHFTDGI; the protein is encoded by the coding sequence ATGATTCTTGTCATTGACACCAATTGCCTGCTGGTAAGCATTCCGAAATTATCCGCTACGCGATGGCTGTTTGATGCATTGAAATCGGGAATTTTTGAATTTGGCATCTCCACCGAGATTCTCGAAGAATATGAAGAGGTTATCGGCGGATTTTATTCCCCTAACCTTGCTACCAATGTCGTCGAATTCTTCCGAACCTGGACAACGCAATATGGGTCACACCATTTTACAGATGGAATTTAA
- a CDS encoding PLP-dependent cysteine synthase family protein: MHIITKSIETSMYNSWVTTAITKIEADYQRSADTHLIPLQLPGFPGVDLYFKDESTHPSGSLKHRLSRSLFLYALCNGWVHEGTTVVEASSGSTAVSEAYFARLLGLPFIAVMPRTTSQDKVQAIEFYGGKCHFVDHPSEVYEVSKHIAADNNGHFMDQFTYAERATDWRGNNNIAESIFRQMQFEAHPVPTWIVIGAGTGGTSATLGRYVRYERYASRICVVDPENSVFYDCWQTNDPGICSDFGSRIEGIGRPRVEPSFIPTVVDHMIRVPDAASFAAMKTLSKLLNRRVGGSTGTNFWGALQLTQEMKEQDLTGSIVTLICDSGDRYQDTYYNDAWLAKNGFLDAVREEGHRLAAVTGLG, translated from the coding sequence GTGCACATTATTACCAAAAGTATTGAAACGAGTATGTATAATTCCTGGGTAACCACGGCCATTACCAAGATCGAAGCTGATTATCAGCGATCGGCGGATACGCATTTGATTCCTTTGCAGTTACCTGGTTTTCCGGGGGTTGATTTATATTTCAAAGATGAGTCGACGCACCCTTCGGGGAGTTTGAAGCACCGGTTGTCGCGGTCGCTGTTTTTGTATGCGCTTTGTAATGGGTGGGTCCATGAAGGGACAACGGTTGTTGAGGCTTCCAGTGGCTCTACTGCGGTTTCGGAAGCATATTTTGCACGGTTACTGGGCTTGCCATTTATTGCGGTGATGCCCAGGACGACAAGCCAGGATAAGGTGCAGGCGATTGAGTTCTATGGCGGGAAATGTCATTTTGTGGATCATCCCTCGGAAGTTTACGAAGTGTCAAAACACATTGCAGCGGATAATAATGGTCACTTTATGGACCAGTTCACCTATGCAGAACGGGCGACGGACTGGCGGGGAAATAACAACATTGCCGAGTCCATTTTCCGGCAGATGCAGTTTGAAGCGCATCCGGTGCCGACCTGGATCGTTATAGGCGCTGGCACGGGTGGGACTTCGGCAACATTGGGGCGTTACGTGCGCTACGAGCGTTATGCGAGCCGCATTTGCGTGGTGGATCCCGAGAATTCTGTGTTTTACGATTGCTGGCAAACCAATGATCCCGGCATTTGCAGCGATTTTGGGTCGCGCATTGAAGGCATAGGACGTCCGAGAGTGGAGCCGTCATTTATCCCGACAGTGGTGGACCATATGATCCGCGTGCCGGATGCTGCGAGTTTTGCGGCGATGAAAACATTGTCCAAGCTGTTGAACAGAAGGGTAGGAGGCTCCACGGGAACCAACTTCTGGGGTGCATTGCAGCTGACACAGGAAATGAAAGAGCAGGATTTGACTGGCTCGATCGTTACGCTGATCTGCGACTCGGGGGATCGTTACCAGGATACTTATTATAACGATGCGTGGCTGGCAAAGAATGGTTTTCTTGATGCGGTTCGGGAAGAGGGCCACAGATTGGCTGCGGTGACCGGATTAGGGTAA
- a CDS encoding NFACT RNA binding domain-containing protein, protein MHQQLAGKTFIEAFSQEKDEIILVFDTSVNDEEPVDPFFIKATLRSNFACLSFPDSFDRARRNSVNLFTDFQNQKVEFIEVYLNERAIQISFENGNKLVFKLFGNRSNLIAIDQEGIATQLFNNKLPADKSITSESLNRDIDQSFEAFVQNNERYEALFPTFGKLVNAYLAEKFQHLNNAAEKWETIQQTLDELNAPPYYLTKIELIPTLSLLPVGQIISEYNDPIEALNEFYLAYIRLSGIEKEKAEMLRVLRKRLTQTDNYLENTFKKLVELEEATKNDEIGNIIMANLHIIPERTEKIELFDFYRDQPIIVKLKKELTAQKNAKGYYRKSKNEKIELGRLNDSLSAREMERQNLTKHLNAIEAIESLRELRSYIKSNALDQTKAVATPADLFKKVEFMGYTILVGRNAKNNDVLTKQFASKDDLWLHAKDVTGSHVVIKNQPGRNFPALVIERAAELAAFYSKRKNDSLCPVIYTPKKFVRKPKGLPEGAVVVDKENVLMVEAKGE, encoded by the coding sequence TTGCATCAGCAATTGGCCGGAAAAACCTTTATTGAAGCATTCAGCCAGGAAAAGGACGAAATTATTCTGGTTTTTGATACATCGGTAAATGATGAAGAGCCGGTCGATCCGTTTTTTATCAAAGCCACATTAAGGTCCAATTTCGCCTGCCTGAGCTTTCCTGATAGTTTCGACCGTGCGCGCCGCAACAGCGTGAATCTCTTCACCGATTTCCAAAATCAAAAAGTTGAATTTATTGAGGTTTATCTCAATGAAAGGGCGATTCAAATCAGTTTTGAAAATGGTAACAAACTCGTTTTCAAGCTTTTTGGAAACCGGTCCAACCTGATTGCAATAGACCAGGAAGGCATAGCGACCCAGCTTTTCAATAACAAACTCCCTGCCGACAAATCGATCACTTCCGAATCCCTTAACCGAGATATTGATCAGTCATTTGAAGCATTTGTTCAAAATAATGAACGTTATGAAGCATTGTTTCCAACATTTGGAAAGCTTGTAAATGCTTACCTGGCGGAGAAGTTTCAGCATTTAAATAACGCCGCTGAAAAGTGGGAAACCATTCAGCAAACATTAGATGAGTTAAATGCGCCGCCTTATTATTTAACCAAAATCGAGCTTATTCCAACACTTTCTCTTTTGCCGGTTGGACAAATCATTTCAGAATATAATGATCCGATTGAGGCGCTGAATGAGTTTTACCTGGCATATATCCGGCTGAGCGGCATTGAAAAGGAAAAGGCGGAAATGCTTCGGGTGCTCCGCAAGCGCCTTACCCAGACCGATAATTATCTTGAAAACACATTCAAAAAGCTCGTCGAGTTGGAAGAAGCGACAAAAAATGATGAGATCGGGAACATTATCATGGCCAATCTGCACATCATTCCGGAACGAACGGAGAAAATAGAGCTTTTTGATTTTTACCGTGATCAACCGATCATTGTCAAACTTAAAAAAGAGCTCACCGCACAGAAAAACGCAAAAGGATATTATAGAAAATCCAAAAACGAGAAGATTGAACTGGGAAGGCTGAATGATAGTCTGAGTGCCCGGGAAATGGAGCGGCAAAATCTGACTAAACATTTAAATGCCATAGAAGCAATTGAATCGTTGCGTGAGTTGAGAAGTTACATCAAAAGCAATGCACTCGATCAAACCAAAGCCGTTGCAACACCCGCCGATTTGTTTAAAAAAGTGGAATTCATGGGTTATACCATTCTGGTTGGGCGTAATGCGAAGAATAATGATGTTTTGACCAAACAATTTGCTTCCAAAGATGATCTTTGGCTGCACGCTAAGGATGTTACCGGCTCGCATGTGGTGATTAAAAACCAACCGGGCAGAAATTTTCCGGCTTTGGTCATTGAACGTGCGGCCGAATTGGCAGCTTTTTATTCCAAAAGAAAAAACGATTCGCTATGCCCTGTGATTTACACGCCGAAGAAATTTGTCCGTAAACCAAAAGGCCTGCCGGAGGGCGCTGTGGTCGTTGATAAGGAAAATGTATTGATGGTGGAGGCGAAAGGGGAGTAA